In Polaribacter sp. L3A8, a genomic segment contains:
- a CDS encoding exopolysaccharide biosynthesis polyprenyl glycosylphosphotransferase, producing MKKRYSYLIKPLQIILDIIIINLITYVIYDIEYFNIYFLSYITSFWLVTSYLFGFYKIYRYTSVLRVFTLLGKQFLIFTLGYFAYFGIFKEGSVVNNQFLILTSILSTITIFKFLFFFLLKKYRSLGNNFRTTVVLGFDDSAKKVIKIFQSKANLGYKYLGFFSDKESKYSNYLGKLNECFKYISENSVDEIYCSLSVLTKEQIKELNKFVIEKGIVLKLIPESNELYSKNQSAEYYDDTLLVLNVNKLPFEFAENFYIKRIFDIFFSLFVCLFVLSWLWPILWVLVKLESKGPLLFKQKREGINGEEFVCYKFRSMKINKLSDKIHATKNDARVTKMGAFLRKTSMDELPQFFNVLVGDMSVVGPRPHLESLSLEYQKDVDDYLKRHIVKPGITGLAQVSGYRGEIKRRTDIKNRVRLDIFYIENWSFFLDIKIILQTILNVFKGEEKAY from the coding sequence GGTTAGTTACCTCTTATTTATTTGGTTTTTATAAGATTTATAGATACACAAGTGTACTAAGGGTTTTTACACTTTTAGGAAAGCAGTTTTTAATTTTTACTTTAGGATATTTTGCTTATTTCGGTATTTTTAAAGAGGGGAGCGTTGTAAATAATCAATTCTTAATTTTAACTTCAATATTAAGTACTATAACCATCTTTAAGTTTTTGTTTTTTTTCTTATTAAAAAAATACAGATCCCTTGGAAATAATTTTAGAACTACTGTCGTTCTAGGATTTGATGATTCTGCTAAAAAAGTAATTAAAATTTTTCAAAGCAAAGCTAATTTAGGTTATAAATACCTAGGTTTTTTTTCTGATAAAGAATCTAAATACTCTAATTATTTAGGTAAATTAAATGAATGTTTTAAATATATTTCCGAAAATTCGGTAGATGAAATTTACTGTTCATTATCCGTTTTAACTAAAGAACAAATTAAAGAATTAAATAAATTTGTTATCGAAAAAGGGATAGTTTTAAAACTAATTCCAGAGTCAAACGAGCTTTACAGTAAGAATCAAAGTGCAGAGTATTATGATGATACGCTGTTAGTTTTAAATGTAAATAAATTGCCATTTGAATTTGCTGAAAATTTTTATATTAAAAGAATTTTCGATATTTTTTTCTCTTTGTTTGTTTGTTTATTTGTACTCTCTTGGTTATGGCCAATTCTTTGGGTTTTAGTGAAATTAGAATCAAAAGGTCCCTTACTCTTTAAACAAAAAAGAGAAGGTATTAACGGTGAAGAATTTGTTTGTTACAAATTTAGGTCGATGAAAATAAATAAATTATCGGATAAAATACATGCTACAAAAAATGATGCTAGAGTAACAAAAATGGGAGCGTTTTTACGCAAAACAAGTATGGATGAATTGCCTCAGTTTTTTAATGTATTAGTTGGTGACATGAGTGTAGTTGGACCCAGACCACATTTAGAAAGTTTGTCTTTAGAGTATCAAAAAGATGTAGATGATTATTTAAAAAGACATATTGTAAAACCAGGAATTACGGGCTTAGCCCAAGTAAGTGGGTATAGAGGAGAAATAAAAAGAAGAACAGATATTAAAAATAGAGTAAGGTTAGATATTTTTTATATCGAGAATTGGTCATTTTTTCTAGATATCAAAATTATTTTACAGACCATTCTTAATGTTTTTAAAGGGGAAGAAAAGGCGTATTAG
- a CDS encoding glycosyltransferase family 2 protein, producing MTENVTLTATIVLYNENLSLLKKTIDSFLKINLDKKLFLIDNSPSNTLQKHFISPEIEYVFVGKNIGFGSAHNLVLDKVNSQFHLVLNPDIEFDSLIIPILISKLEEEKEVAFITPKVIYSNKEKQYVCRKHPTFFDLINRKLKISKNQILINEYRNKDLSKPFYPEFIHGCFMLFKTADFKNLKGFDERYFLYMEDADICRKIDDSGKKKLYYPNIEIIHQHQKGSSKNIKLFFYHLASAIKYFTKWGF from the coding sequence ATGACCGAAAATGTTACACTTACAGCCACAATTGTTCTTTACAATGAAAATCTATCATTATTAAAAAAAACAATTGACTCTTTTTTAAAAATAAATTTAGATAAGAAACTTTTTTTAATTGATAATTCACCCTCAAATACGTTACAGAAACACTTTATTTCTCCTGAAATTGAATATGTTTTTGTTGGTAAAAACATAGGTTTTGGTAGTGCTCATAATTTAGTTTTAGATAAAGTTAATTCACAATTTCATTTAGTTTTAAATCCAGATATTGAGTTTGACTCTCTAATTATTCCTATTTTAATTAGTAAATTAGAAGAAGAAAAAGAGGTTGCTTTTATAACACCTAAAGTTATTTATTCAAATAAAGAAAAACAATACGTTTGTAGAAAACATCCAACTTTTTTTGATTTGATAAATAGAAAACTAAAGATCTCTAAAAATCAAATTTTAATAAACGAGTATAGAAATAAAGATTTATCAAAACCATTTTATCCAGAATTTATTCATGGTTGCTTTATGCTTTTTAAAACAGCCGATTTTAAAAATTTAAAAGGGTTCGATGAACGTTATTTCTTATATATGGAGGATGCTGATATTTGTAGGAAAATAGATGATTCAGGAAAAAAGAAACTATATTATCCAAACATAGAAATTATTCATCAACATCAAAAAGGTTCATCAAAAAATATTAAATTATTTTTTTATCACCTAGCATCCGCAATTAAATATTTTACAAAATGGGGATTTTAA
- the purD gene encoding phosphoribosylamine--glycine ligase: protein MNVLILGSGGREHAFAIKLLESKKINQLFVAPGNAGTDKIATNVNISVTDFEAVKKITLENDIKMVVVGPEVPLVAGVHDFFLADEELKNIPVIGPKKDGALLEGSKDFSKQFMQKHGVPTARYQSFTKKNLTDGFAFLETLEPPYVLKADGLAAGKGVLILNSLEEAKTELEEMVSNQKFGDASTTVVIEEFLKGIELSVFVLTDGKSYKILPSAKDYKRIGEGDAGLNTGGMGAISPVPFADKAFLDKVEELVVKPTIAGLQKDGIDYRGFIFIGLMNDNGNPSVVEYNVRMGDPETEVVLPRINSDLFDLFEGVAHQNLNEKSFSVTNQTATTVMLVAGGYPEAYEKNKEITGFDTVEESFVFHAGTTIKDNKVVTNGGRVMAVTSFGDTIEEALEKSYRSIDKIHFDKMNYRKDIGFDLV, encoded by the coding sequence ATGAATGTACTTATTTTAGGTTCTGGAGGTAGAGAACACGCTTTTGCTATTAAATTATTAGAAAGTAAAAAAATTAATCAACTTTTTGTAGCGCCAGGAAATGCAGGGACAGATAAAATAGCAACCAACGTTAATATTAGTGTTACCGATTTTGAAGCTGTTAAGAAAATTACCTTAGAAAACGATATTAAAATGGTCGTTGTTGGTCCAGAAGTACCTTTGGTAGCTGGAGTTCACGATTTCTTTTTAGCGGATGAAGAATTGAAAAACATTCCGGTAATTGGACCTAAAAAAGACGGAGCTTTATTAGAAGGAAGTAAAGATTTCTCTAAGCAATTTATGCAAAAACACGGCGTTCCTACAGCGCGTTACCAATCTTTTACTAAAAAGAACTTAACCGATGGTTTTGCTTTCTTAGAAACCCTAGAACCACCTTACGTGTTAAAAGCAGATGGTTTAGCAGCAGGAAAAGGAGTGTTAATTTTAAACTCTTTAGAAGAAGCAAAAACCGAATTAGAAGAAATGGTTTCTAATCAGAAATTCGGAGATGCATCTACAACCGTGGTTATCGAAGAATTTTTAAAAGGAATAGAATTATCTGTCTTTGTGTTAACAGACGGAAAAAGTTATAAAATTTTACCTTCAGCCAAAGATTATAAAAGAATTGGCGAAGGAGATGCAGGTTTAAATACTGGTGGAATGGGCGCAATTTCTCCTGTACCATTTGCCGATAAAGCATTTTTAGATAAAGTAGAAGAATTGGTTGTAAAACCTACCATTGCTGGTTTACAAAAAGACGGCATCGATTATAGAGGTTTTATTTTTATTGGGTTAATGAATGATAATGGAAACCCTTCTGTGGTTGAGTACAATGTAAGAATGGGAGATCCAGAAACAGAAGTTGTATTACCAAGAATAAATTCTGATTTATTTGACTTATTCGAAGGTGTTGCACATCAAAATTTAAATGAAAAATCTTTTTCTGTAACAAATCAAACAGCAACAACGGTAATGTTGGTCGCTGGCGGATATCCAGAAGCCTACGAGAAAAACAAAGAAATTACAGGTTTCGATACTGTAGAAGAATCTTTCGTTTTTCATGCAGGTACTACCATTAAAGACAATAAAGTGGTTACAAACGGAGGTAGAGTTATGGCCGTAACTTCTTTCGGAGACACTATAGAAGAGGCTTTAGAAAAAAGTTACAGAAGTATAGATAAGATTCATTTCGATAAAATGAACTACAGAAAAGATATTGGTTTCGATTTAGTGTAG
- a CDS encoding glycosyltransferase family protein, with protein MNATQNKIIVAPLNWGLGHATRCVPIINALLENNFTPIIASDGNAFNFLRKEFPNLEYIEIPAYNISYHRNLKLGFIFQLPRIISVVRKEHQIINNFILKNKEVVGLISDNRFGVRSNLIPSVYITHQVNVLSGSTTFLTGYFHQKIIKKFDECWIPDTTNSTFSGKLSSTQKNLNTKFIGVLSRFKKQELPKNIAILVIISGPEPNRTLLENKLTSAFKNDARDVVFVLGKVEAVQKKWISGNITFYNYVLSEELQNLINSCEVVICRSGYSSIMDLAVLDKKVFFIPTKNQDEQEYLAEFLEAKKIAPFAKTEDFSKEEILKTANYKGLKTNETRLDSSLFSLFERKRKL; from the coding sequence ATGAATGCTACCCAAAATAAAATAATTGTAGCTCCTTTAAATTGGGGCTTAGGGCATGCAACGCGTTGTGTGCCAATTATAAATGCGTTGTTAGAAAACAATTTTACACCAATAATTGCATCAGACGGAAATGCTTTCAACTTTTTAAGAAAAGAGTTTCCTAATTTAGAATATATAGAAATCCCAGCTTATAACATTTCTTACCATAGAAATTTAAAGTTGGGATTCATTTTTCAACTTCCTAGAATTATAAGTGTTGTTCGTAAAGAACATCAAATTATAAATAACTTTATTCTTAAAAATAAAGAGGTTGTTGGTCTTATTTCGGATAATAGATTCGGAGTAAGAAGCAACTTAATTCCTTCTGTGTATATTACACATCAAGTAAATGTCTTGTCTGGTAGTACAACTTTCCTTACAGGTTATTTTCATCAAAAAATAATTAAGAAGTTTGATGAATGTTGGATTCCTGATACAACAAATTCTACTTTTTCAGGAAAATTGTCATCAACCCAAAAAAATCTAAATACAAAATTTATAGGTGTTTTAAGCCGATTTAAAAAACAAGAATTACCCAAAAATATAGCGATTTTAGTCATTATTTCTGGACCAGAACCCAATAGAACTCTTTTAGAAAATAAATTGACTTCAGCCTTTAAAAACGATGCTAGAGATGTTGTTTTTGTTTTGGGTAAAGTAGAAGCTGTGCAAAAAAAATGGATTTCAGGTAATATTACTTTTTACAACTATGTACTTTCAGAAGAACTTCAAAATTTAATTAACTCTTGTGAGGTTGTTATTTGTAGGTCTGGTTATTCCTCTATAATGGATTTGGCTGTTTTAGATAAAAAAGTGTTTTTTATTCCTACTAAAAATCAAGATGAACAAGAATATTTAGCAGAATTTTTAGAAGCAAAAAAAATAGCTCCATTTGCTAAAACTGAAGATTTCTCTAAAGAAGAAATCTTAAAAACAGCAAACTATAAAGGTTTAAAAACAAATGAAACAAGATTAGATTCTAGCCTATTTAGCCTTTTCGAGCGTAAAAGAAAACTCTGA
- a CDS encoding sensor histidine kinase yields MKFKKTYSYALWSAVYLTLLSSTIALVSYFLFTKELGICTIVIAILTLFIISFFIIQYRTEHFIYRRLKKIYEDVSILNVNDLRRDSVTTDIEKLSKRMQRFVEGKRLEIKSLTERDSFRRDFLGNVAHELKTPLFTVQGYILTLIEGAVNDKEIRTKYLERANKGVERLVAVIKDLDMIAKLENDGMKPKKVVFNILELVQNVFDLFEMKAKKRNIILKFDRIYEFPLFVKGDIEKIEQVLINLVVNSIKYGKPNGTTIVTVESYNENKFIVKTIDNGEGIKPQHLSRLFERFYRVDQSRSREQGGSGLGLSIVKHIIEAHDETILLKSTYGEGSEFSFTLEKAK; encoded by the coding sequence ATGAAATTTAAAAAAACATACTCTTATGCGCTTTGGTCTGCAGTATATTTAACCTTACTGTCTTCAACAATTGCGCTTGTTTCTTATTTTCTATTTACAAAAGAATTAGGGATATGTACCATTGTTATAGCTATTCTTACGCTTTTTATCATCTCTTTTTTTATCATTCAATATAGAACGGAACATTTTATTTATAGACGTCTTAAAAAAATATATGAGGATGTTTCTATCTTAAATGTAAATGACTTACGTAGAGATTCTGTTACTACAGATATTGAAAAACTATCTAAAAGAATGCAACGTTTTGTAGAGGGTAAAAGGCTAGAAATAAAAAGTTTAACCGAAAGAGATTCTTTTAGAAGAGACTTTTTAGGCAACGTTGCACACGAACTTAAAACACCTTTATTTACCGTACAAGGTTATATTTTAACCTTAATTGAAGGTGCTGTAAACGACAAAGAAATTAGAACAAAATACCTAGAAAGAGCCAATAAAGGAGTAGAAAGACTGGTTGCTGTTATTAAAGATTTAGATATGATTGCCAAATTAGAAAATGATGGAATGAAACCTAAAAAGGTTGTTTTTAACATTTTAGAATTGGTGCAAAATGTTTTTGATTTGTTTGAAATGAAAGCAAAAAAAAGAAACATCATTTTAAAGTTTGATAGAATTTATGAGTTTCCTCTATTTGTAAAAGGTGATATAGAAAAAATTGAACAAGTTTTAATAAATTTAGTGGTTAACTCTATTAAATACGGGAAACCCAATGGCACCACCATTGTTACCGTAGAAAGCTACAACGAAAATAAATTTATTGTAAAAACCATTGATAATGGAGAAGGAATTAAACCACAACATCTTTCTCGCCTTTTTGAACGTTTCTACAGAGTAGACCAAAGTAGATCTAGAGAGCAAGGTGGTTCTGGTTTGGGCTTATCTATTGTAAAACACATTATAGAAGCGCATGATGAAACCATTTTGTTAAAAAGTACTTACGGAGAAGGATCAGAGTTTTCTTTTACGCTCGAAAAGGCTAAATAG
- a CDS encoding response regulator transcription factor: MNKSDFKILLVDDEPDILEIVGYNLKNEGYQIFTATNGQEAIKSAKKNIPHLILLDIMMPEMDGIEACEKIRKIKTLENVIISFLTARGEDYSQVAGFEAGADDYITKPIKPKVLVSKVKSLLRRLKTEKDSEETFKIGDIVIDRDEYVVYKAGKRISLPRKEFELFSLLTSKPGKVFKREVILDTVWGNEVVVGGRTIDVHIRKLREKIGDDHFKTVKGVGYKFVLEGAEH, translated from the coding sequence ATGAACAAAAGTGATTTTAAAATTTTACTGGTAGATGATGAGCCAGATATTCTAGAAATTGTTGGTTACAACTTAAAAAATGAAGGATATCAAATCTTTACAGCTACAAATGGACAAGAGGCCATAAAATCTGCTAAAAAAAATATTCCACATCTAATTTTATTAGATATTATGATGCCAGAAATGGATGGAATAGAAGCTTGTGAGAAAATTAGAAAAATTAAAACGCTAGAGAATGTTATTATTTCTTTCTTAACCGCAAGAGGCGAAGACTACTCTCAAGTAGCTGGTTTTGAGGCAGGTGCTGATGATTATATTACAAAACCGATAAAACCAAAAGTTTTAGTAAGCAAGGTAAAATCTCTTTTACGTAGACTAAAAACTGAAAAAGATAGCGAAGAAACCTTTAAAATAGGAGATATTGTTATTGACAGAGATGAATATGTAGTTTACAAAGCAGGTAAAAGAATTTCTTTACCAAGGAAAGAATTTGAATTATTCTCTTTATTAACTTCTAAACCAGGTAAAGTTTTTAAGAGAGAAGTTATTTTAGATACCGTTTGGGGAAATGAAGTTGTTGTTGGTGGTAGAACTATTGATGTACACATTAGAAAACTGAGAGAAAAAATTGGTGACGATCACTTTAAAACCGTAAAAGGAGTCGGTTATAAGTTTGTTTTAGAAGGAGCAGAACATTAA
- a CDS encoding T9SS type A sorting domain-containing protein, which translates to MKKNYIFTFMLTLCLIGVSFGQEMLLNGDFETWDDDATPTSWTKAEAVTKSTEAHSGSFSAFRNGGSGTKDLSQTITGIVPGESYTISFWYKVTDGDDKDARIWCTWKNGSATIYHVGDGNDRSSDPLRGPQDGYLDNNGGVWTKYEVTVTAPAAVDAFYFEVRSYSNSLTYFDDLSFVKNATASLKKNSIEGFATYPNPITAKKITISSNSSDVKEVSIFNVIGKRVFSTSFSGLKKNLDVSAINSGIYILTVTETGKTATKKLVIR; encoded by the coding sequence ATGAAAAAAAATTACATTTTTACATTTATGCTTACACTTTGTTTAATAGGAGTTTCTTTTGGACAAGAAATGTTGTTAAACGGAGATTTTGAAACCTGGGATGATGACGCTACACCAACAAGTTGGACGAAAGCAGAGGCTGTAACAAAATCTACAGAGGCACATTCTGGCTCTTTTTCTGCTTTTAGAAATGGAGGTTCTGGCACAAAAGATTTATCTCAAACAATTACAGGTATTGTTCCTGGTGAGAGCTACACAATTAGTTTTTGGTATAAAGTTACTGACGGAGATGATAAAGATGCTAGAATTTGGTGTACTTGGAAAAACGGAAGTGCAACTATTTATCATGTAGGAGATGGAAATGATCGCTCAAGTGATCCTTTAAGAGGTCCACAAGATGGATATTTAGATAATAATGGTGGTGTTTGGACTAAATACGAAGTTACTGTTACTGCTCCTGCAGCTGTAGATGCTTTTTATTTTGAGGTAAGGTCTTATTCTAACTCATTAACTTATTTTGATGATTTATCATTTGTAAAAAATGCAACGGCTTCTTTAAAAAAGAATTCAATAGAAGGTTTTGCAACGTATCCAAACCCAATTACAGCTAAAAAAATCACAATATCTAGTAATAGTTCAGATGTTAAAGAAGTATCTATTTTTAATGTTATTGGTAAAAGAGTGTTTTCTACTTCTTTTTCTGGTTTAAAGAAAAATTTAGATGTTTCTGCAATTAATTCTGGAATCTATATTTTAACAGTTACAGAAACTGGTAAAACGGCTACTAAAAAATTAGTGATTAGATAA